cttagcaacctcctttctcgcttcccggagcaacctaggttaaatctggtctggccctggggacttatcaatcaaagtttgctaaaatttccagcacatcaacttcctcaatctcgatctgctcaagcctgctcctcaaagttctcattcacaacaaggtccctttccttagtgaaaaccaaagcaaaaaactcatttagggcttcccctatctgctcagactccacgcacaagttccctacactatccctgatcggccctaccttttccctgatcattctcttattcctcacgtatgagtaaaatgccctcgggttctccctaatccttcctgccaagacTTTTTCGTGCTCCCTCCTGGcgctcctcagtccacttttgagctccttccgagcaagcctgaaatcctctaaagctgtgctagacccttgcttcctccaccttacgtacgctgcttttttttctttttgacgagaagcacctctgatcccgtcatccaaggctccttaatcttaccccttctcacctgtctcagaggaacaaatttatgcatcttACCAATTAAAAATTAAAGTGTGGAAGGAAGCATTTAAAAGATCAAAACCTTGAACTGGGTGTGATTTATTTCATGTTTCTCCTCACATAGAGTGTTTTGGAATAACAAAAAACCAACTAAATGAAGCATATTAATAGAAATTATGCATGTTCACTGAATTACTTGTTTTTAAAGCAGCAGCGCTCTCAAAATTCAAAGCTTACTTTATCAAAGTCTCTAACTGCCCGATTGAATTGGAAAATATGTCTTTTTTATTCTTCTAATGTAATTTGATGAAACATTTCACCTGTATAAagattgcagcatttaaaaactTTATAACTGGCTACCATTTAATTACAAGAACCTTTAAATTTAATATTTGGAGGTGCGAGTTTGCAGGAGTATAACAAAGCAGGGAAGGTCAGGCTAAAGAACATCAGGTGGCAATTTTTCATCGAACAACCCAAAACAGGCCATGTTCTAGCTACCTAATTCACTGGGGTCAACAAGCTTACACTAGAAcaataacttcacacttaccaACAGAAAGCATGTCAATAATGACtaatgtaaaaacattttacagttTAATGTACACAAATAATTGTTAGGAACACAACAGGGTACATTTGACAGAAATAATACCTGAATCACCATGGTAACTAGTGCCCCATCCCATTAAAAATATTTGCGAATATAAGCACCATTTGTATGCAAGCTTAATTATGCTATGCTTTAAATCAGGCAAACAAGTTGCATAAAGTCAAAATAAATGGGAGTACTGTTTCAAACAACCACTGACTATTATTCGAAGTAAATGGTTTTCTTAAAACTACAAAATAATCTGGTTAGATTTATCCAAATTGCTAAATTATACGAAATCTTCAAAAGTCCATTCAATAGTATTTACAAtgcaagtttaaaaaaacaaaatcccaatAATTCATTTTGTTTCAGTGTTGATTCCATATTTCTCCTTAAGAATTTTAAGTTGCTCTTCCTTTTTCTTTGTATCCATTTTTTGGAAAGCCTGTACAAAGAGACAAATAGTTTTTTAGCAATGGGAGTCACAAAAATAGCCAAATTCAGCAAATTATCCATTCGTATTAAGGATTCAAAGATCATTAACCATAAAGAATTGAAAGAACCAAGGTTTCCCAAGTGTAACAAGCTTAAAATGTTTCATTTAGACAGATCGGCCATTGCAGCAAACTCTAATGATCAACTGTTGATCCAAGAATCAATAAAACAGAAAACTTAGACCTGCTCCCAACGATGGTGTCATGAGTTTTACAGCAGTTAAGACTACAAAAGAGTCAGCATTCACCATCATTACTCCATTGAAACATCCAGCAAGTGCCTGCACATGTGCAGAATAACACTGAaatccagaagttgctgtcagtgatACTACACTTCCTCAGAGCATGTATTGATTGTGGTCGGGAGGTATAGCCCAAAACTCAAGTGGATTGTCAACAGACTATGGCACCTATCTCAATTCCTCTGCCGGAATCTCTTATGCAAAGTACAATCACTTCCAGACACATCGACCCTGACGTGCTTCTCATTtcattcttcgaaattccaaCTTGTCCAAAGTTCAGCAAAACATATCTAATCTCTCCCAAGTTCTGGTCATGTTTCCTGTCTTCCATTCTAAGTACTCAGGGTAGATGTGGTATAGTGCcagtgtcactggactagtagtcAAAAAACGTGGGCTAATGCACAGGGGACATGTTCATATCCTATCATGGCAGCTGATGGAAATCAAATTCCAATCAAAAATTTGGTTAGTCTTAGTAATATGATCTTGAAACTCCATTATAAAAACCTTTAAAATCAGAAAGCTGTGTTCCTTACCTACATatacacagcaatgttgttgacttttaattgcttCTTAAATAGTCAAGTAAACCAGTTGCAGGGCAGTTAGAGACAGACAACAAATGCCACCTTTGCCGGTAAGATTTCTCCCAAGAATTAAAAAGTTAAAGCCCTAAAATGTTTGCTACAAAGCAGCTCTACATTTCTCTAACCTTCTACATTCCCATGCATGTAGTTTATTCtgaattccagcaatttctatgccTCGTTCCCCCTACCCACTTTTATCATCCACTGCAGAGCACTAAGCCACATCATCAGACTCTTTGAAATATCGTCAAAATCTGTCTCACCAGCTTATAACAGCTTTTAATCCATACCTATCCTGATTTGGTGTGCttatttttcattgttttgtgAAGAGCCTTGTATTTTTAAGTATCAAAAGGCATGTATATTTTTTCAGTGTACATTTCCAGCATTACTTATATTAATCAAGCTTCAGCATAAAACTTCAATAATGAAGAGGCAAGTAACAAAGCTTACCCTGTTTGCATTGTAGTACAAAACTACAAGGTATCTATTGCACACATTGAACCCAGATAAGTGGTCACATGCATTCTTGGCATCAAAAATATCTTCATACACTACATATGCAGTTCCTCTGGTCTCTGGTGTATTTCCTCTGTAATATAAAATTTACAGAATTAAGGTTCTGCAAATTTGTGGTGGTTAACATTGCAGATTTTGATAAGTTTCACTTATTCCAGTAATTTGTAAAAATGGACAATTTTTTCCCCCACATAGTAGTAAAATCTGGAACATCCTCCCCCAGAAAAGCACTGATTGCATGaaattgaaaatttgaaattagaaatgtttgttAGGCAACAGTTTTCAGGGTTAGTGAATCAGGACAGGTAGATTGCATTAAGATACAAATTAGTCACATAGTAGAACATATTAAAAAGGTCATTAGTCTACTCTAATTCTTATATCTCTATATACAGCATTTTCATTCCACATTTGGAGCCATTAAACAATGTGCAACATTATTTGTAAATTTCTCTCCAAGTACTTATCTTTCAAATGTAAAAGGAAAAATCTACCATTTAGTGAACAAACTTATGAGCAAGCAATGTGTCAGCAACACAGTCAACTTCTCAATGCTAGTTTGTAATGTGAACCAGAttaatgggtggcatggtggctcagtggttaacactgctgcctcccagcaccagccaCCTGGGCTTGACTgcacccttgggtgaccgtctatgtggagtttgcacattctccctgtgcctgcatggatattttctgggcgctctggtttcctcccactgtccaaggaTTTGTAGTGGGGCATAATATAGTGTTGATGGTACAGAATAAGgaatagtccaaagatgtgcagcttagatagactggcaatgctaaattgcccagagtgtccacagatgtgtaaattaggtggattagtcacaggaaatgcagggttatggggatagggtaggggagcgaattagggtaggatgctctttggacagcgtgcagacatgatggatcaatggcctgcttccactctgtaaggATTATATGAATGGAATGCAGCCTTATTTATCAGACATCAGAATCCTGGCTGAAACGAACTTCAAAATTGTTAAGCCAGTTCCCAGTAGAAATATACTGATATGTCCACTCCACTTAATTTTATCATGAAGATATTTTTGTCCTGGTCAAGAAAAGGACATTCTTCAGAAGTTGGTTTATGGTACTGGCAACTTTAATTTGCATTTAGATATGGTGTTCAGTACTTGGTTGATAGAAACCCATGCATCGGTAGGAGGGGCGGGGAAGCAAAAACCATTCCATTCCCAAACTGGGAAGAAAAGGTTAAATCTGACAAAGCTCATTTTTGACCTCCCTCGCACAAAATTCACAAATAACCATTCTGGTGTAAAGCAACGGCTTAGCCAAAAATTGCATGCCATTTTGCAAGTCTCAATAAAGAAAGAACGAACACAACAAAGCAGTGTTGAGATTTGTCAGCATGACACCAAAGACAAGAAGCTGCGAAAGAGAGTGGATGTTTCTAAGAGAGCTGGGACACCGAAAGCTTTAGTACTGGTGTTTAACATTGGAGAAATTTGACAAGATAAATAAGGAAAGAAACCCCTCCTGGGTGGGAAAATCAGTGCTAATATGATAAGTAAACATTTGACAGAGGTGTTACATATTAACAAAAAGAATGCACTGTATTTAATAAAATATTGCAGAACAGTTTAAATAAAATGATGGTCAGAGCAATGAGGATAAGATGGAAGCAATAGAATCTGTTTTAATCTATCAACAAGGCAGGGCAAATGGCCAGCACTCATCTATGCAGAACTGTGTTCCAGCCTAAGGGATGAAGCCAAGTTCAGCTTGTCAGAGATGAATTATGAACACATCATAAAAGGATTGAAATCTCACAAAAACCATAAGTATCCATTTCAGAAACTTCcaagtcttttaaaaaaattgtattgCCTTTAAAAATTTAAGATTAAatccaaaattttaaaatttcaactcACAATGCCTTTAATATCTAATTACATGGTGATTCAAGCCTAAAATGGAATATAAGTAACTAAACTTATTCTCAGGCAGCTGAGGTCCAATACAAATGTCAAATGATTGATCTGATTTAAAACAGCTCTGGTCAATCGAGGGCAACTACATACTTAACCCATCAAGAAAGGCACTACGAACAATGAGTCTCTGCTCACACAAATTAAAAATTTGACTGTACTTGGCTCACATTATCGGACTTCAATAAGTTCTGAAGATGGTTTGAGAAATGCATTCTATTATTCAATTAATGAGGCAATCCACATCTCATCATTAACAAAGCTGTATTTCTTCATGACTGAATCACGTTAAAGCTGGCACTAACTAGCAGAATAAAGAATATTTCTGCCCTATTCAATTACAGGCAAAGTTCCACTATTGTCAGTAGTAGCAGAGAGCCCCTCTCTGCTCTCTGGCCAATATATACCCCTGAAGAAACATGATATACAGATTAGGCGTCACATTTGTTGAACAtggctgtgtgcaaattggctaccATGTCTTACATTATTATTGTACCTGTGCTGCAACAGTACAAATTGAGTGTAAAGCTCTTTGAAACTTCTCAAAAGCTTTCATTTCATAAATGAAATGACAGTTTTGCTTCATAATGAGCAGCTTTGTGTCTTCATTCACATAAAACTTTGGTTTTAAAGAATGAATTTGGTTTTCATCTTTGGCGACTTTTATCATTATTGAGCTTCAGCAACAGCTGTACAATTAAATTTTATCAAGGTTGTTTGGCTTTAAAATAGCTGCACATCCAGGACCAAACAAGGACTtcagaaacataaaaacaaaagagtttaagtcagccattcagcctgtcaattCTACGttaccatttaatgagatcatggcagacctgataatcttcaactcaattttcctgccttttccccataactcttgatagCCTTACTGGTTAAAAAAAAGCCAGTTAACTCTAgtaagaaataagaaaacaatttgCAAATCACGTTTTAACCAACACCTCTACTTCAACGGAAGCATATTAATCCTTGCCAACCTCAAGTGGCTGTCAAACAACAGGCCTTCAAATCCTGATTTTTGCCGTCAACTTATCCAAGTCATATTTTATGGCTTTCTTGCCAactgcttccatttctggatTTGTAAGCGCTTTCTATTCCCTACACGTTACCACATTCAATAATTAAGTTTAAGCCCCATGAATTCTTCCCCAAAATTATTCTGTTTTACTACCTCAAACTCCCTGTTCTGAAAATCTCTTCAATGATGTCCGATTCATCCCTTTTCCAATTTCAGTTTCACATGCacttctgcctttaaaatataCGTCAACAAGAAGAGGACATAAACacaagttaacaaggtgtagagctggatgaacacagcaggccaagcagcagaggagtaggaaagctgatgtttccagttgtgacctttcttcagaaactgttctgctcctctgatgctgcttagcctgctgtgttcatccagctctacactttgttatctcagattctccagcatcggcagttcctactatctcataaacACAAGTTACCCTACTTTACTGATTTTCTTGTTTTCAAATGCATTCAAGTATTCACAATATCCTTTCAGACCTCAGATGTAACAGTCAATGTGCTGTTCAAGCCACAGTCACCAACTGTACTTATTCCAGGAGTGTCACAGAAAATATTGTATGGCAAAAACAGGACTAATAAACATCCAATTAACCTGAAAAAAGCAAGATTATATTAACATTTCAAAGGCTGAATAAAGATCAGATGCATGACATCTCAACCTCTACAACCTGAAAGGGCAAGGACAGATTCAAGGGAACACTTAACTGCACAGCACAAGACCACACCGccctaacttggaactatattaccaTCCTTGCAATGTCAACCTCCTAGAAATCCCTTCCTAATGAAACTGGAGTTCCACCTACACCAGGTGGAACTGCAGTTATTCAAGAGGGCAGCTTATGACTTCTTTCTCAAGGGCCATTAGAGATAAGCAGCAAATGCAGACCCCGCCAGGAAAACATAGTACAGGAGATGTAAGCAAAACAAGAAGCTGATACACAAATATTCTAACACATTGGGAGAGGAAATATTCACCTTAAATCCACATCCTACATTTGTACAGCAAGACCTGTAATATTAACTTTGAGAACAAAgctctgcatttatatagctttCACAAGTTCAGGATATTACAGAGCATTTCACAGATAATGGTGCACCTTTAAAATGTAGGAAAAGCAACATTTAATTTGTGCACATTAAAACTGTACAAATGGCAATGGTGGTCAAATAATTTAGTAGCACCGATAGATGATACAGGCCAGGTCACCAGGAGAATTCCTGCACACTCCTTTGACATCCTCAGATCTTTTGCTACCTCTCAACAGAATTTCCCAGATTCTGCTTAATATATCATTCGATTAGAAAGGCTTTACCTCCAACAATGCTTTCCTTCCTTGGTGGCACTAAGTCTTAGTCTAAATTTTATACGCAAGTCTCTGGACTGATACTTTAACCTACGTACTtctaacaaagaaacaaaaggtgCTATTAAATGAGTCACATCTGGCATCGCCAGCTTTAAATCCATCTTTTGGTATAAAGACACTTAAAGATTTGTTTAACTGAACCTCATTTTGGGACCATTTTCTCTGCTGCACAGGAGCCAAACCTATGACTGGTAAGCATCGCCATGCTGAAGAATCACCAGGGCAAAGAGAATATGCAATTCAGGACACTGAATAGTTATATCCACTTCTGTCATCCCTCACTCACATATAGTGACATATTTTCCACTCATTATTAGGAGGTATAATATTGTAAGACATGAGCAAAAGTAGACCaattggcccatcgagcccactctaCCAATctgagattgtggttgatctgtaATCCTctgtactttcctgccttttcctcaaatgcttgctgattaaaaatgtctcAGCCGAGAGTAAAACAAGCCTgaaaacagtacagtacagtacttACACTCTGATTTGTCGTATTGGTCCATATTTCCCAAATATATCGTACATTTCTTCTGCTGTTATTTTGTATGGCAGATTTCTTATATACAAGATGCGATTTACTTCTGGAGGCAAACGAATCTGAAATCAGAAAAGAAGAAGTGATCATTAATGCACTGAAGTGTGACCAATGGTAGAATAGGCACAACATAAAGAGGGCTGCAGATCCTCAAGAGGACCAGAGATCCGAGGGCAAACGTGAACACATTATTGAAGTTGGAAAGGCAGATTGAGAAAGTAGTTAACAAGGCTTTAATCACAAACGGATAAAACACAGAAGAAAATAGGACAAGTATGTTAAAAATATTGCTCAACCACAACTGAGAAGAGGAATACCAGCATAGTTCCAAGCATGAGAGAAAGTACAGggtatttaaaaaaagaactagGATGATGGAAATCAAATGAAATTAGAAAGTGttagaggaactcagcaggtccagcagcttcTGTAGGGAGAAAGTTGAGTTAATGCTTTGCATCCAGTgacactttttcagaactgaCGATAGGTAGGTAAAAGGTGGCATATTTACTGAAGGTGGAGAAAAGCACAGGACTAGGAAACAGGTGGAACAGagcacagacagacaggcaggcaaaggaatgggcagtgattagccaagggaaaaagaaaagctgataataggGACCACTGTTGGTGAAAACGGGtttgctgtgctgaaagcagcccatgtcaagTGAGagcctggggtgggggttgggtaaGGAGAAGACATTGAAGAGGGCATTtaggccataaaattattgaactcgatgatGAGTTCTGAAGGAGCCTCTTACGCACCACTTTTCCCTAGCTAgtgaagggtcacttgatctaaaacattaactcagctttctgtagatagaaaaaccaaaagaactgcggatgctgtaaatcaggaacaaaaacagattgctggaaaagctcagcagatccagccTTTTATCTGCACTAAATCTGCTCACTGAGAACGGTCAACATAATAATTGTCAACTCCCTGCATCCCTGGAAATTCTGGACAACAGACACCGatatcagactcctgctcatcgaAGGCAGATCTGTAGTCAATGCTACCCTATCTCAAAACTGAGacaccttggtctcagctctaccctctgcaactggaccctcagctttctgacccacagactacAATCACTGAagataaataactgcacctcctccacaataacacttaaCACTGGAACTttcaaggatgcatcctcagcccccgaCCGTACACCCATGACTGagttgccaaattccgaatgaatgtcatctacaagtcTGCTGACCACCATAGCAGAACAGATATCTAACAAGTCAAAATAGATTAGGGATTTAGAgggtttggtgacgtggtgcagtgaaaacaatctgtctctcaacgctggcaaaactaaagaactgatcatcaacttcagaaagaaaggaggacatgcccccatctacattaaCAGAATGGAGGTTAAGAGTGTGAAGAGTATCAAGTTCTTTGGATTGATGATAATTGACCacctgttctggacttcccacataaacgtcacagtcaagaagacacaataatgcctcttcttcctcaggtagctcaggaaatttggaccctcaccaacttctacagatgcacaatggcctggtatggcagctgctctgcccagggctataagaaactacagaaggtggtgtgcacagcccagaccattggGCGGGGgcggctgtgggggggggggcgggggcggctgtggggggggggggcggggcggcgggggggggcggCTGTGGGggggagcgcgggggggggggggagggggggggagcgcgggggggggggaggggggggagcgcggggggggggaggggggggagcgcggggggggggagggggggggagcgcggggggggggaggggggggagcgggggggggagcggggagcgGAGCGGGGGGCGGGAGGGGGCAGGAGGGGGGAAAGATTCggggggggcgggagggggattcgggggggaggaggattcgggggggggggaggattcggggggggggggaggattcggggggggggggaggattcggggggggggagggaggattcgggggggggggaggattcggggggggggaggattcgggggggggggaggattcggggggggggaggattcggggggggggaggattcgggggggaggggaggatttGGGGGGGAGGattcgggggggagggggagggggaggggggattcgggggagggggagggggggattcgggggagggggagggggggggattcgggggagggggggattcgggggagggggagggggggggattcgggggagggggagggggagggggggggattcgggggagggggaggggggggattcgggggagggggagggggggggattcgggggagggggggagattcgggggagggggagggggaggggagggggagggggggattcgggggagggggagggggggattcgggggagggggagggggggattcgggggaggggggattcgggggagggggggattcgggggagggggggattcgggggaggggggattcgggggagggggggattcgggggagggggggattcgggggagggggggattcgggggaggggggattcgggggagggggagggggggattcgggggagggggaggggggattcgggggagggggaggggggattcgGGGGGattcgggggagggggaggggggattcgggggagggggaggggggattcgggggagggggaggggggattcgggggaggggggattcgggggagggggagggggggattcgggggaggggggattcgggggggaggaggggggattcgggggggggagggggggattcggggggggagggggagattcggggggggggagattcggggggggggagattcgGGGGGGGAGATtcggggggggggagattcgGGGGGGGGagattcggggggggggggattcgGGGGGGGGAGATTCGGGGGGGGAGATT
Above is a window of Stegostoma tigrinum isolate sSteTig4 chromosome 4, sSteTig4.hap1, whole genome shotgun sequence DNA encoding:
- the sf3b6 gene encoding splicing factor 3B subunit 6 yields the protein MAMQAAKRANIRLPPEVNRILYIRNLPYKITAEEMYDIFGKYGPIRQIRVGNTPETRGTAYVVYEDIFDAKNACDHLSGFNVCNRYLVVLYYNANRAFQKMDTKKKEEQLKILKEKYGINTETK